Proteins encoded together in one Lathyrus oleraceus cultivar Zhongwan6 chromosome 5, CAAS_Psat_ZW6_1.0, whole genome shotgun sequence window:
- the LOC127086084 gene encoding UDP-glycosyltransferase 88F5, which produces MEETSTAIVMYPSPGIGHIISMVELAKLLIHHHHHHHQFSITILLTTGFADDPSIDSYINRISTSHPSITFHRFPSLTVTHSNKQTMAATAFHFIKSNSVNVESKLRQISQTSLIKSFIIDLFCTSAMEIASEIGIPVYYFFTSGAAVLSLYSYFPKIHTQTTASFRDMVGVEIVAPGNTALSAVMMPEPVLDREDPAYWEMLYFCQHLSMAKGIVVNTYRELEVAAVKAVEDGACFPDRKTSPPPVYCIGPLIAHAQQPDEATGRENCLSWLDKQPSRSVVYLCFGSRGSFSVAQLKEIAEGLERSGHRFLWVVKRPIQEHLGKNQVHGTAGEFELSSVLPSGFIERTKERGLVVRSWAPQVEVLSRESVGGFVSHCGWNSVLEGVVAGVPMIAWPLYAEQHVNRNVMVEIMKVAVAVEQGRGDGFVSGEEVEKKVRELMQSERGTEIRETILKFKEMASDALGEFGSSTKALSNLVQTWNNN; this is translated from the exons ATGGAAGAAACAAGCACAGCAATAGTAATGTATCCATCACCAGGCATAGGTCACATAATCTCCATGGTAGAATTAGCCAAACTTctcattcatcatcatcatcatcatcatcaattctCCATTACAATCCTTCTCACTACCGGCTTCGCAGACGATCCATCCATCGATTCTTACATTAACCGAATCTCAACCTCCCATCCTTCAATCACCTTCCACCGTTTCCCTTCCCTCACCGTTACTCACTCCAACAAACAAACCATGGCCGCCACCGCATTCCACTTCATCAAATCAAATTCCGTCAACGTAGAATCCAAACTCCGTCAAATCTCTCAAACCTCCCTTATCAAGTCCTTCATCATCGACCTCTTCTGCACCTCGGCTATGGAAATAGCTTCCGAAATTGGAATCCCGGTTTACTATTTCTTCACTTCTGGTGCTGCGGTTCTTTCTCTGTATTCCTACTTCCCGAAGATTCATACTCAAACGACGGCGTCGTTTAGGGATATGGTTGGAGTTGAGATTGTTGCGCCGGGAAATACCGCGTTGAGTGCGGTGATGATGCCTGAACCGGTGCTTGATAGGGAAGATCCTGCTTATTGGGAGATGTTGTATTTCTGTCAGCATCTTTCCATGGCGAAGGGAATTGTGGTGAATACGTATCGTGAATTGGAAGTTGCGGCGGTTAAGGCGGTTGAGGATGGTGCCTGTTTCCCGGATCGGAAAACAAGTCCTCCTCCTGTTTACTGTATCGGACCGTTGATTGCTCACGCTCAACAACCAG ATGAAGCAACGGGCAGAGAAAATTGCTTATCATGGCTAGATAAACAACCGAGTAGAAGCGTTGTGTACTTGTGTTTTGGAAGTCGTGGATCGTTCTCTGTGGCACAGTTGAAGGAGATAGCTGAAGGGTTAGAGAGGAGTGGGCACAGATTTTTATGGGTTGTGAAGAGGCCAATACAAGAACATCTTGGAAAGAATCAAGTTCATGGTACTGCAGGGGAGTTTGAGTTGAGTTCTGTTTTGCCAAGTGGGTTTATAGAGAGAACCAAAGAAAGGGGTCTGGTTGTAAGGTCGTGGGCTCCACAGGTGGAGGTGCTGAGCCGCGAATCAGTCGGTGGGTTTGTGAGTCACTGCGGCTGGAACTCGGTGCTGGAAGGGGTGGTTGCTGGAGTTCCAATGATTGCATGGCCATTGTATGCAGAGCAGCATGTTAATAGGAATGTGATGGTGGAGATCATGAAGGTCGCTGTTGCAGTGGAGCAAGGGAGAGGGGATGGGTTTGTGAGTGGAGAAGAAGTGGAGAAGAAGGTACGGGAGTTGATGCAATCTGAGAGAGGGACAGAGATAAGGGAAACGATTTTGAAATTCAAAGAGATGGCTAGTGATGCACTTGGAGAATTTGGGTCATCCACAAAAGCACTTTCCAACCTGGTTCAAACATGGAACAATAACTAA